One Dethiosulfovibrio faecalis DNA window includes the following coding sequences:
- a CDS encoding thiamine pyrophosphate-binding protein has protein sequence MNRDLVAFQLVRFLESRGVEKVFGLCGHTVIGLLDAFRESERIEYISVRHEQIAAHAADGYSRGKNKGVPGVLMTHLGPGLTNATTGVAEAGLNSIPMVVIAGDVPSSYYGRHPHQEVNMHGDATQFEIYKPFVKRAWRVDRPELLPEIMDKAFRLAVTGRPGPVLVSIPMDIFSMELDVKFFQRRYDNMPELPKPGMDISDAERIARMLGEAKNPILYPGGGVISSGASRALTELAEHLTVPVLYSLMGKGSISDDHPMAVGMTGFWGTEFNNSMAMKADVMMAVGTRLSEADCSSWYRDETFNIPPTKLVHIDINQEEIGRNYKTEIGAICDARKALEAILDAARRIYPDGVKRPGLAESISESKSAYRASLVEAQISGQFPMRPERILADLREALPKDGYVVADVGWNKNGVGQQFPIYEAGTFVAPGGLCTMGYGPSAALGVKVACPDKKVVALIGDGGMGTNVSPLATAAEKNIAVVWVVMNNCAFGTIAGLEYQHYEHHFGTLFTREGEPYSPDFAAIARAYGIEGEKVESAEDFKPALERALASNKPYLIDVSMENAPVVTAGCWNINDIYVKRGGSKPGRVWE, from the coding sequence TTGAACAGAGATTTGGTAGCCTTTCAACTAGTTCGTTTTCTTGAGTCCCGAGGGGTGGAGAAGGTCTTCGGCCTGTGCGGCCACACGGTCATAGGCCTCCTGGACGCCTTCAGGGAGAGCGAGCGGATCGAGTACATCTCGGTTCGGCACGAGCAGATAGCGGCCCACGCCGCCGACGGTTACTCCAGGGGCAAGAACAAGGGAGTTCCGGGAGTTCTCATGACCCATCTCGGGCCCGGACTTACCAACGCCACCACCGGGGTGGCCGAGGCCGGTCTGAACTCCATCCCCATGGTCGTCATAGCGGGAGACGTCCCCAGCAGCTACTACGGTCGTCATCCTCACCAGGAAGTGAACATGCACGGCGACGCGACCCAGTTCGAGATATACAAGCCCTTCGTCAAGAGGGCCTGGAGGGTGGACCGCCCCGAGCTTTTGCCGGAGATAATGGACAAAGCCTTCCGCCTCGCCGTCACAGGCCGTCCCGGTCCGGTGCTGGTGTCGATACCTATGGACATCTTCTCCATGGAGCTGGACGTTAAGTTCTTCCAGCGCCGCTACGACAACATGCCCGAGCTGCCCAAGCCCGGAATGGACATCTCCGACGCCGAGAGGATAGCCCGGATGTTGGGCGAAGCCAAGAACCCCATACTCTACCCCGGCGGCGGGGTAATATCCAGCGGGGCCTCCAGGGCCCTCACCGAGCTGGCGGAGCATCTCACCGTTCCCGTACTCTACAGCCTTATGGGCAAGGGGTCCATCTCGGACGACCACCCCATGGCGGTCGGCATGACCGGTTTCTGGGGAACGGAGTTCAACAACTCCATGGCGATGAAGGCCGACGTCATGATGGCGGTCGGTACCCGCCTTTCCGAGGCCGATTGCAGTTCCTGGTACAGGGACGAGACCTTCAACATCCCTCCGACGAAACTCGTCCATATAGATATAAACCAGGAGGAGATCGGACGCAACTACAAGACCGAGATAGGAGCCATCTGCGACGCCAGGAAAGCCCTCGAGGCAATTCTCGACGCCGCCAGGAGGATATATCCCGATGGAGTGAAGAGACCGGGCCTGGCCGAGTCGATCTCCGAGTCCAAGAGCGCCTACCGGGCGTCTCTGGTGGAGGCTCAGATCTCCGGACAGTTCCCCATGAGACCGGAGAGAATCCTGGCGGACCTTCGAGAGGCCCTTCCCAAGGACGGCTACGTGGTCGCCGACGTCGGCTGGAACAAAAACGGAGTCGGACAGCAGTTCCCCATTTACGAGGCGGGAACCTTCGTGGCACCCGGCGGCCTCTGCACCATGGGATACGGTCCCTCCGCCGCCCTGGGAGTCAAGGTGGCCTGCCCGGACAAGAAGGTGGTCGCTCTCATCGGAGACGGAGGAATGGGGACCAACGTGTCGCCTCTGGCCACTGCTGCGGAGAAGAACATAGCCGTGGTATGGGTGGTCATGAACAACTGCGCATTCGGCACCATAGCGGGACTGGAATATCAGCACTACGAGCATCACTTCGGAACCCTCTTCACCAGAGAAGGCGAGCCCTACTCTCCCGACTTCGCCGCCATCGCCAGGGCCTACGGCATAGAGGGAGAGAAGGTCGAGTCCGCCGAGGACTTCAAACCCGCTCTGGAGAGGGCCCTGGCGTCCAACAAGCCCTATCTCATAGACGTCAGCATGGAGAACGCCCCGGTGGTCACAGCCGGATGCTGGAACATAAACGATATCTACGTCAAGAGAGGCGGCAGCAAACCCGGAAGGGTGTGGGAATGA
- a CDS encoding sensor domain-containing diguanylate cyclase: MNRIAEKKHLILAALLLFLGFVATSVANYTVSLYSLRKEIVNNDLPLTGDTVYSEIRRDLLIPIFISSSMAHDTFVRDWVLDGERDPYRMTRYLKEIQLKFDAITAFFVSDKTEIYYHSDGILKRVSPDAERDVWFYRVKRMKNPYEINVDIDMANEDAMTIFINYKVFDYDGNFIGATGIGLTVNAVTKLIAQYRERYDREIYFTDGEGTITLRASDDGTDDRRTLFDRLERDELAREILSRREDVPISRTFDRQGHTIHLDSRYIPEFDWYLFVEQNEDDVTKAIRHTLAINIVVGGLITLVVTFLVALIVRSYERRVERLASVDELTGIWNRRAFDLAFAHFLENFEDHCSLTMMDIDHFKHVNDTYGHLMGDRVLEHVCDVVTKAIGPDDVCGRWGGEEFIVLLKDRKKGDAAKAAEKIRRAVETSPYEDGDVTVPITVSLGVAEHRPGESRETTIARADQALYRAKESGRNRTETA; encoded by the coding sequence ATGAATCGTATCGCCGAAAAGAAGCACCTGATCCTGGCGGCCCTGCTGTTATTTCTTGGATTCGTCGCCACCAGCGTCGCCAACTATACCGTGTCTCTGTACTCGTTAAGGAAGGAGATCGTCAACAACGACCTTCCCTTGACGGGGGATACTGTCTACTCGGAGATACGAAGAGACCTCCTGATCCCCATATTCATATCCTCCTCCATGGCCCACGACACCTTCGTCAGGGACTGGGTGCTGGACGGAGAGAGAGACCCCTACAGGATGACCCGTTATCTGAAGGAGATACAGCTCAAGTTCGACGCCATAACCGCCTTTTTCGTCTCCGACAAAACGGAGATCTACTATCATTCCGACGGAATACTGAAGAGGGTGTCTCCCGACGCGGAGAGGGACGTGTGGTTCTACAGGGTCAAGCGGATGAAAAACCCCTACGAGATAAACGTCGACATAGACATGGCCAACGAAGACGCCATGACGATATTCATAAACTACAAGGTCTTCGACTACGACGGCAACTTCATCGGAGCCACGGGGATAGGCCTGACGGTCAACGCTGTTACCAAGCTGATAGCCCAGTACAGAGAGAGATACGACCGGGAGATCTACTTCACCGACGGAGAGGGCACCATAACCCTCCGTGCCTCTGACGACGGAACCGACGACAGAAGGACCCTGTTCGACCGCCTGGAGAGGGACGAACTGGCCAGGGAGATCCTGTCCCGAAGGGAAGACGTTCCCATCTCAAGGACCTTCGACCGGCAGGGACACACCATACACCTGGACAGCCGCTACATCCCCGAGTTCGACTGGTATCTGTTCGTGGAGCAAAACGAGGACGACGTAACGAAAGCAATAAGACACACCCTGGCAATAAACATCGTGGTGGGAGGACTCATAACCCTCGTCGTCACCTTCCTGGTAGCCCTGATAGTCAGAAGCTACGAGCGCAGGGTGGAGAGGCTGGCCTCTGTGGACGAGCTGACAGGCATATGGAACCGCCGGGCTTTCGACCTGGCTTTCGCTCATTTCCTGGAGAATTTCGAAGATCACTGTTCCCTGACCATGATGGACATAGACCACTTCAAACACGTAAACGACACCTACGGTCACTTAATGGGAGACAGGGTTCTGGAACACGTGTGCGACGTGGTGACCAAGGCCATAGGGCCGGACGACGTCTGCGGGCGTTGGGGCGGAGAGGAGTTCATCGTCCTGCTCAAGGACAGAAAAAAAGGAGACGCCGCCAAGGCCGCGGAGAAGATCCGCCGGGCCGTCGAGACATCACCCTACGAGGACGGAGACGTTACCGTACCGATCACGGTCAGCCTGGGAGTGGCGGAGCACCGCCCCGGCGAGTCCAGAGAGACCACCATCGCCAGGGCGGATCAGGCTTTATACAGAGCCAAGGAATCGGGACGGAACAGGACGGAGACGGCCTAG
- a CDS encoding IclR family transcriptional regulator, translating to MSILDCFTLDDTHLTLKELSERVDLSTSTVSRLLNSLVALKLLHRNDRDKSYCLGPKLYHYGFLAKDNISVVKHAYPLMKRIRDKTKEAVTLYVLENDYRVCYEHVESLLFMSCVVRVGDRFPLWAGAGGKCILAYSDESYALKEAEKAYPITGTTITDRESFLSELASIRERGYAISHGEREEGVISVAVPIFEPPHRIFGCLSVAAPTVRLDEKAIKELIPELKDICSRISMNLGI from the coding sequence ATATCCATTCTGGACTGCTTCACCCTGGACGACACCCATCTAACGTTGAAGGAGCTCTCCGAGAGGGTAGATCTCTCCACCAGCACCGTCTCCAGATTGCTCAATTCCCTGGTCGCGCTTAAACTTCTCCATAGAAACGACAGGGACAAGTCCTACTGTCTGGGGCCGAAGCTCTACCACTACGGCTTTCTGGCCAAGGACAACATATCGGTGGTTAAACACGCCTACCCCCTGATGAAAAGGATAAGGGACAAGACCAAGGAGGCCGTTACCCTCTACGTCTTGGAAAACGACTACAGGGTATGTTACGAACACGTGGAGAGCCTGCTATTCATGTCGTGCGTGGTTAGGGTCGGAGACCGCTTCCCCCTCTGGGCCGGTGCCGGAGGAAAGTGCATACTGGCCTATTCGGACGAATCCTACGCTCTGAAGGAGGCAGAGAAGGCCTACCCCATAACCGGGACGACCATAACGGACCGGGAGTCGTTTCTGTCGGAGCTGGCGTCCATAAGGGAGAGGGGTTACGCCATAAGCCACGGAGAGAGAGAGGAAGGGGTCATCTCCGTAGCGGTCCCCATATTCGAGCCGCCCCACAGGATATTCGGCTGTCTTTCCGTGGCGGCCCCTACCGTCAGGTTAGACGAGAAGGCCATAAAGGAGCTCATACCGGAGCTAAAGGACATTTGCTCCAGGATATCCATGAACCTGGGCATATAG
- a CDS encoding MalY/PatB family protein codes for MRKYDFDEIIERRGTNCEKWDGLEDTFGSRDLTPLWVADMDFKAPPEIIDALRDRVEHGIFGYTRYPDSWYDAFRDWVGKRHGWEIERDWITHSPGIVTAMGLSLMAFTEPGDKIVIQPPVYHHFEEEIRLNARTPLTSPLKYENGRFTMDLEDLKKKLDGARMMILCNPHNPAGRVWTEDELRAVADLCVEHDVVLVSDEIHCDVIYKSHVHRPIATVSPEIREKCAVFMAPSKTFNIAGFKASAVVIPNEKLREKFNSVLDSVHVGGGSCMSIPAFEAAYRHGGPWLDELLEYLEGSLDMIEEFLVREIPSVKLVRPEGTYVPLVDFRALNMSPEELHEFLINAGVAMNSGAMFGNGGEGFARLNIATPRSILQEGLKKVASAVRSLG; via the coding sequence ATGAGAAAATACGACTTCGACGAAATCATAGAACGACGTGGCACCAACTGCGAGAAGTGGGACGGCCTCGAGGACACCTTCGGCAGCAGGGATCTCACCCCTCTTTGGGTGGCCGACATGGACTTCAAGGCCCCTCCGGAGATAATAGACGCCCTCAGAGACCGGGTGGAACACGGTATATTCGGCTACACCCGCTATCCCGACAGCTGGTACGACGCCTTCAGAGACTGGGTCGGCAAGAGACACGGCTGGGAGATAGAGAGAGACTGGATAACCCATTCTCCCGGAATCGTCACGGCCATGGGCCTTTCCCTGATGGCCTTCACCGAGCCGGGCGACAAGATCGTCATCCAGCCTCCAGTGTACCATCACTTCGAGGAGGAAATACGGCTCAACGCCAGAACCCCCTTGACCAGTCCTCTTAAATACGAAAACGGCCGCTTCACCATGGATCTGGAGGACCTCAAAAAGAAGCTCGACGGGGCGAGGATGATGATCCTCTGCAACCCCCACAATCCGGCGGGCAGGGTCTGGACCGAGGATGAGCTCAGAGCGGTGGCGGATCTCTGCGTCGAACACGACGTCGTGCTGGTGAGCGACGAGATCCACTGCGACGTGATATACAAAAGCCACGTCCATCGCCCGATAGCTACCGTCTCCCCTGAGATAAGGGAAAAATGCGCCGTCTTCATGGCTCCCAGCAAAACCTTCAACATAGCGGGCTTCAAGGCCTCGGCCGTGGTCATCCCGAACGAGAAGCTGAGGGAGAAGTTCAACTCGGTACTGGATTCGGTCCACGTCGGAGGCGGATCCTGCATGTCCATACCGGCCTTCGAGGCGGCCTACAGACACGGCGGTCCCTGGCTGGACGAACTGCTCGAGTACCTGGAGGGCAGCCTGGACATGATAGAGGAGTTCCTCGTCAGGGAGATCCCCTCCGTCAAGCTGGTGCGTCCCGAGGGAACCTACGTACCTCTGGTGGACTTCAGAGCCCTGAACATGTCTCCGGAGGAGCTGCACGAGTTTCTCATAAACGCCGGAGTGGCCATGAACAGCGGAGCCATGTTCGGCAACGGCGGAGAGGGTTTCGCCAGGTTGAACATCGCCACCCCGAGGTCCATACTACAGGAGGGGCTGAAAAAGGTAGCCTCGGCAGTTAGGTCGTTGGGCTAG
- a CDS encoding (2Fe-2S) ferredoxin domain-containing protein, with the protein MISHTIVICMGSSCFSRGNQENLLEIKTFLKDNGLEDQVLLKGSRCEGECLKGPNVTVDGRLFNGVKKEDILSILEETLLGGAKP; encoded by the coding sequence GTGATCAGCCACACCATAGTGATATGCATGGGCAGTTCCTGCTTCTCCAGAGGAAATCAGGAAAACCTCCTGGAGATAAAGACCTTTCTGAAAGACAACGGCCTGGAGGACCAGGTACTTCTGAAGGGCAGCAGATGCGAGGGTGAATGCCTTAAAGGCCCTAACGTAACCGTGGACGGAAGGCTTTTCAACGGGGTGAAGAAAGAGGACATCCTTTCCATCCTGGAGGAGACCCTTCTAGGAGGAGCTAAACCATGA
- a CDS encoding Na/Pi cotransporter family protein, producing the protein MSTANFFQILGGIGLFLYGIKLMSDALQDLAGDRLRQLIASLTSTPVKGVIIGALVTVLIQSSSGTTVMAVSFVQAGLMTLKQAVGVIMGANVGTTVTAQLIAFKIKDYALPIVGVGMILAVFGKSKRQKYLGNGLVGFGLLFLGMTTMEDSMRFLRGRQDIFLAFGHNPFLGILAGTGLTMLVQSSSATVGLTIAMAVQGLLPLDSAIPILMGDNLGTTITAILASIGASRSAKQAAASHVLFNLLGVCIFLAAMPLYKHVVLATSHDIARQIANAHTLFNITNTLIFLPFTTPFVALIKRIIPSDAKEMDTGPLYLDSKLISAAPAAAADAVRKEVLRLGHIALDMLGDVHKAFVEDDPKMIDQVNQTEKIVNEMTHRIANYASELWEHHVSSDLSQVLSSYVNGLGDIERIGDHAQNLIEMYEYKREHKLFFSETGMAEFEQMYDLVRRSLSLGLEAIEKEDLAKANEVAEVLEEEIDEMEQRLRKSHIHRLNEGTCSPSAGVVFIDILSNFERIGDHAHNLSLIVRDMHRLHHGEA; encoded by the coding sequence GTGAGCACGGCGAATTTTTTCCAGATTCTGGGAGGAATAGGGCTGTTTCTCTACGGCATAAAGCTGATGAGCGACGCCCTTCAGGATCTGGCGGGCGACAGGCTCAGGCAGCTTATAGCTTCCTTGACCAGCACGCCTGTCAAGGGTGTCATAATAGGCGCTTTGGTGACGGTCCTTATACAGAGCAGCAGTGGAACCACCGTCATGGCGGTCAGCTTCGTCCAGGCCGGTCTGATGACCTTGAAGCAGGCGGTCGGGGTGATAATGGGGGCCAACGTAGGCACCACCGTTACGGCCCAGCTCATAGCCTTCAAGATAAAGGACTACGCACTTCCCATAGTGGGAGTTGGGATGATTCTGGCGGTCTTCGGAAAGAGCAAGAGACAGAAGTATCTCGGAAACGGCCTGGTGGGGTTCGGCCTGCTCTTTCTCGGGATGACCACCATGGAGGACTCTATGAGGTTTCTCCGGGGTCGTCAGGACATATTCCTGGCCTTCGGACACAACCCGTTTCTCGGCATACTGGCCGGTACCGGGCTTACCATGCTGGTACAGTCCAGCTCCGCCACGGTCGGCCTGACCATAGCCATGGCGGTTCAGGGTCTACTTCCTCTGGACTCGGCGATTCCCATACTCATGGGGGACAATCTGGGGACCACCATAACCGCCATACTGGCCTCGATCGGCGCCAGCCGCTCGGCCAAGCAGGCGGCTGCGTCTCACGTGCTGTTCAACCTGCTGGGGGTGTGTATATTCCTGGCCGCTATGCCTCTATACAAACACGTGGTGCTGGCCACCTCCCACGATATAGCCAGGCAGATAGCCAACGCCCACACCCTTTTCAACATCACCAACACCCTGATTTTCCTGCCCTTCACCACGCCCTTCGTGGCTCTGATAAAGAGGATAATACCCTCCGACGCCAAGGAGATGGATACGGGCCCCCTCTATCTGGACTCTAAGCTCATATCCGCCGCCCCCGCCGCCGCGGCCGACGCGGTCCGAAAGGAGGTCCTTCGGCTCGGACACATCGCCCTCGATATGCTGGGAGACGTCCACAAAGCCTTCGTAGAGGACGATCCCAAGATGATAGACCAGGTCAACCAGACGGAGAAGATAGTCAACGAGATGACCCACAGGATAGCCAACTACGCCTCGGAGCTATGGGAGCATCACGTCTCCAGCGACCTTTCCCAGGTGCTGTCCTCCTACGTCAACGGCCTGGGGGACATAGAGAGGATAGGCGACCACGCCCAGAATCTCATAGAGATGTACGAGTACAAGAGAGAGCACAAGCTGTTCTTCTCCGAGACGGGAATGGCCGAGTTCGAGCAGATGTACGACCTGGTGAGACGCTCTCTCTCCCTCGGTCTGGAGGCCATAGAGAAGGAGGACCTGGCCAAGGCCAACGAGGTGGCCGAGGTTCTGGAGGAGGAGATCGACGAGATGGAGCAGAGGCTTCGCAAGAGCCACATACACCGTCTGAACGAGGGAACCTGCTCCCCCTCCGCCGGAGTGGTCTTCATAGATATACTGAGCAATTTCGAGAGGATAGGGGACCACGCCCACAACCTGTCCCTCATAGTGAGGGATATGCACAGGCTCCACCACGGAGAGGCCTAG
- a CDS encoding SpoIIE family protein phosphatase codes for MNGPLFLEVDVAQRAKEGQGICGDSFLSHRMPDKNRVLSVLSDGLGSGVKANILSSMTATMALRFAASDMDFLHSAEIMMEALPICQVRKISYATFTVVDSVLKGWTRMIEMDNPSSIVIRDGEVLPLSYREVESPKWNDRKIRMSEILTQPEDRIIIMSDGITQSGMGTYSHPLGWGEEGCRSFVLKTVRRRPDISAGDLAVRIMEEAISKEPSRRSGDDMTCAVMYFRRPRNLVLLTGPPFSKDRDGEYATILKEFEGTKVICGGTTAEIVGRRLGRSIETDLESWSPGVPPRSSMEGVDLITEGILTLTEAKKILESQRGLEEDNPASELARLLLDNDVINFVVGTRINEAHQDPTLPVEIEIRRNIVKAMATVLEEKHLKEVSIRYF; via the coding sequence TTGAACGGGCCTCTCTTTCTGGAGGTGGACGTGGCACAGAGGGCCAAGGAGGGGCAGGGTATCTGCGGAGACTCCTTTTTAAGTCACCGCATGCCCGATAAAAACCGGGTGCTGTCGGTGCTCTCGGACGGACTGGGCAGCGGGGTGAAGGCGAACATACTTTCCTCCATGACGGCCACCATGGCCCTCCGCTTCGCCGCCAGCGACATGGACTTTCTCCACTCGGCGGAGATCATGATGGAGGCCCTTCCGATCTGCCAGGTCAGGAAGATAAGCTACGCCACCTTCACCGTGGTGGACAGCGTCCTGAAGGGATGGACCAGGATGATAGAGATGGACAACCCGTCCTCCATAGTCATCCGGGACGGAGAGGTCCTTCCCCTGTCGTACCGGGAGGTCGAGTCACCGAAGTGGAACGACAGGAAGATAAGGATGTCCGAGATACTGACCCAACCGGAGGACCGCATAATAATCATGTCCGACGGCATAACCCAGTCAGGAATGGGCACCTACTCCCACCCCCTGGGCTGGGGAGAGGAGGGATGCCGCTCCTTCGTGCTGAAGACGGTCCGACGAAGGCCGGACATATCCGCCGGAGATCTGGCGGTCAGGATAATGGAGGAGGCCATCTCGAAGGAGCCGTCCAGGAGGAGCGGCGACGACATGACCTGCGCCGTGATGTACTTTCGCAGGCCCAGGAATCTCGTACTCCTCACAGGGCCTCCCTTCTCGAAGGATAGGGACGGAGAGTACGCTACCATTTTGAAGGAGTTCGAGGGAACCAAGGTGATATGCGGAGGCACCACGGCGGAGATAGTGGGCCGCAGACTGGGCAGGTCCATAGAGACCGACCTGGAAAGCTGGTCTCCCGGAGTTCCGCCCCGATCCTCCATGGAGGGGGTGGACCTCATAACCGAGGGGATACTTACCCTGACCGAGGCCAAGAAGATACTGGAGAGCCAGAGAGGGCTGGAGGAGGACAACCCCGCGTCGGAACTGGCCCGACTGCTGCTGGACAACGACGTAATAAACTTCGTGGTGGGAACCAGGATAAACGAAGCCCATCAGGATCCTACCCTTCCTGTGGAGATAGAGATAAGGCGCAACATAGTAAAGGCCATGGCGACGGTGCTGGAGGAGAAACACCTCAAGGAGGTCTCCATAAGGTACTTTTGA
- a CDS encoding [Fe-Fe] hydrogenase large subunit C-terminal domain-containing protein → MIPVTADPGTFPIYTVKNDCQDCYKCVRACPVKAIKIENGHAQEISDHCVLCGRCVEICPVGAKRIRDDRPEAERLLRSGKPVYVSIAPSWVGEFPDVSPGRMIRALKALGFAEIGETALGAQEVTASLAEFLRDAGPGLYLSTACPSAVEYVRRYLPHLTKCLTPVLSPLLAHCKLIRRAAGPDAPIVFFGPCIAKKVEADGHGDMLACSLTFKDLRAWLEERGIDLDRIDDGPEDFFPVKADEGTHYPIEGGMIETIKASGEFPDVRFLTISGMNSLQRALDKVDPRGFSVPVFMECLACPGGCINGPGSQKSHSSLSRWMNVKDFAGPLEKAPARTVSVPVDEPYLPQRSDEGNVTEEQIKLALRMIGKTSEEDELNCGGCGYDTCRAMAKALVLGRAEVTMCVSYMRKKAQKKANALLRSMPSGVVIVDHDLSIVECNERFANLMGPETAGLYDLSDGLKGARLARIAPTFAHLVEGVLDTDEDVHYDHFRAGEKLFEITVFSIEPHLTVGAVILDVTRREIRRDQIAHRANEVIRKNLATVQEIACRLGEHMADTEILLRDIAEGYGSENDPDPKPRGRTS, encoded by the coding sequence ATGATCCCCGTAACCGCGGACCCCGGAACCTTCCCCATATACACGGTCAAGAACGACTGCCAAGACTGCTACAAGTGCGTCCGGGCCTGTCCTGTAAAGGCCATAAAGATCGAGAACGGACACGCCCAGGAGATATCGGACCACTGCGTCCTCTGCGGAAGATGCGTAGAGATATGTCCGGTAGGGGCGAAGAGGATAAGGGACGACAGACCAGAGGCGGAGAGACTTCTGAGATCGGGAAAACCGGTTTACGTTTCAATAGCTCCCTCCTGGGTGGGCGAGTTTCCCGACGTGTCTCCGGGAAGGATGATCCGTGCCCTGAAGGCCCTGGGGTTCGCCGAGATCGGTGAGACCGCCCTGGGAGCCCAGGAGGTAACGGCGTCCCTGGCGGAGTTTCTCAGGGACGCCGGACCGGGGTTGTATCTGTCCACCGCCTGCCCCAGCGCGGTGGAGTACGTCAGACGGTATCTTCCCCACCTTACAAAATGCCTCACCCCGGTGCTGTCGCCCCTTCTGGCCCACTGCAAGCTGATCCGGCGGGCCGCCGGACCGGATGCCCCTATAGTTTTCTTCGGTCCCTGCATAGCCAAGAAGGTCGAGGCCGACGGCCACGGCGACATGCTGGCCTGCTCCCTGACGTTCAAGGACCTGAGGGCCTGGCTTGAGGAGAGGGGCATAGACCTGGATCGTATCGACGACGGTCCGGAGGACTTCTTTCCCGTCAAGGCCGACGAGGGAACCCACTACCCCATAGAGGGCGGGATGATAGAGACCATAAAGGCATCGGGAGAGTTTCCCGACGTCCGTTTCCTGACCATATCAGGGATGAACTCCCTTCAGAGGGCTCTGGACAAGGTAGATCCCCGGGGCTTTTCCGTTCCGGTTTTCATGGAGTGCCTGGCCTGCCCGGGAGGGTGCATCAACGGCCCGGGCTCTCAGAAAAGCCATTCCAGCCTGTCTCGATGGATGAACGTCAAGGACTTCGCCGGACCTCTGGAGAAGGCCCCTGCCCGCACTGTCTCGGTGCCGGTGGACGAGCCCTACCTACCTCAGAGATCGGACGAGGGGAACGTGACGGAGGAACAGATAAAGCTGGCCCTCAGGATGATAGGCAAGACCTCCGAGGAGGACGAGCTGAACTGCGGCGGCTGCGGCTACGACACATGTCGTGCCATGGCGAAGGCCCTGGTGCTGGGACGGGCGGAGGTCACCATGTGCGTCTCCTACATGAGGAAGAAGGCCCAGAAGAAGGCCAACGCCCTCCTCAGGAGCATGCCCTCCGGCGTCGTCATAGTCGACCACGATCTGAGCATAGTGGAGTGCAACGAGAGGTTCGCCAACCTGATGGGTCCCGAGACCGCCGGCCTTTACGACCTTTCCGACGGCCTCAAGGGAGCGAGACTGGCCCGGATAGCCCCGACCTTCGCCCATCTGGTAGAGGGCGTGCTGGACACCGACGAGGACGTCCACTACGACCATTTCAGGGCCGGGGAAAAGCTCTTCGAGATAACGGTGTTCTCCATAGAGCCTCATCTGACGGTGGGAGCGGTGATACTGGACGTCACCCGCCGGGAGATACGGAGGGACCAGATAGCCCACAGGGCCAACGAGGTCATAAGGAAGAACCTGGCGACGGTGCAGGAGATAGCCTGCCGCCTGGGAGAGCACATGGCGGACACCGAGATACTCCTCAGGGACATCGCCGAGGGTTACGGATCGGAGAACGACCCGGACCCTAAACCCAGGGGGCGGACCTCTTGA